In the Dolichospermum flos-aquae CCAP 1403/13F genome, TTCTCCCTCCGGGGAAATAGGTGGAGGTGGAGCTAAAAACGAACGGGCAATTTTAGTAACTGGTTGATCGGGAAGTTTTTCTACCAATTCACTACTATCAAGAATATCACCAAGAATACTGGCATTAATAAAGTAGTACGATTGATCCTCCTCATTTTCTGAATCTAGTACACTAGCACCAAATTCCTTAGCTTTGCCATCTAAATAGCGTTTTGCCGCCTCTGCCGAAAAATTACCCTTGATTGCCAAGTCCATGGGTGTAATTTTGCCATGATTTTCCTCAACCAATTCATAAAAGAGTGGGTTAACTTGGTTGCACCACTTTTCCCATCTAGATTGCTGCCAAAGGTTGAAAACCATTAATAGCGCTAAGATTACCAGTAAAACTTTCCAGGTATTAACCAGGAAAACAATCAAAAACGATATCGGCAAAATTAGAACGAGAAAACTTTTGCCTGGGCTTTCTATGGTTTTTTCACTCATACTGATTTTTGCCAAGTGAATTTTTACAAAATAATATCTCTATCTTGGCAAAAATTTGGCCATTTGTTTGTATCTTTCGGCAAAATTGTCGCTAATTATTCGGCAAAAGCTACTGATACAATAAAAAAGTAACCAATTATCTCAGTATATTTTTCAAGCCTTTGAGAAATTGGTGTGTAGTCAGATTAGGTTCACAAAGATTAAAATTAAGCGATGATATAGCGGTATGCACTGGAATGAGATTCTAATTTTCACCCCAGAGGCTTACACCGAAAGGATTGTACTCCTAATTGCTGACCGCTAAAAGCTACTATAATCATCAATCACCAATTGCCAAACAGTCAGTAACCCAGCCCTAAAGGGACTGGGCTTGCAAGAGTAATCAAGCAAGCCGTGCTGACCAGACCACCCTGAGCGTAGTCGAAGGGTAGCCGTTATTTGAGTCACGACACCCCGGAATGCGTAGCTAGTTCCCTGCTCTGTCATTTGCAATTAAACAGTTTTAAGGTCACTGAAACAGTGTTGCAAGTCTAACAAGCTCTTATAACGCAGTCGTTGCTAACATTACCCCAGAAATGGGAGTTGGTTTCCAGATTCCAATCAAAAATCTGGTTTCAATTTTAATATCCACAGCGGTTAAAACCGCACGTGTCGCTTCCCTCTCAGCCCTAAAGGGACTGAGTTTCCCACTTACCGCGATATCTTATGAAGATACCTGGATTTCCTGGTGACAGAGATAAAAAATCAACTTCAACCGGACGAAAATCCTATTTTTTGATTCCCCCATTAGCACTTTGGCATCCTTGGTGGCATCAATTTATGGATTGGATGGTAATATTTTTAACTGTCATGTTATGTTTACTAATGTTGCCAACTCGTCTCCCCGGAATGGAATTATTAGGCATTGGTCCTAATTGGCTACTCATTTGGGTAGTGGCTTGGAGTGTCAATCGCTCAGTATTTTCTGGTCTGCTGTCAGGGATCATTTTGGGGCTATTGCAAGACGCAATGACATCACCTGATCCAACTCATGCCTTGAGTTTGGGAATTGTGGGAATGTTAACAGCCCTGATGCAAAAACAGCGGTTTATTCAAGAAGACTTTATTTCCATTGCTTTAATTGTATTTGTGATGGCTGTAGTGGCAGACACTATTTTTGCTTTCCAGTTATCTTGGGCAGGAAATCGTCATGCAGCCAGTATTTGGACATATTACCAACGGGCTACCTTAGCTTCGGCAATTCTCAGTAGTTTGTGGGCGCCTGTGGTTTATTATCCTCTTAATCGCTGGTGGCAGCAGATGAAATTAATTCGTAATTCGTAAGTCAAATGGATAATTTTCCGGGAGTCTCTCCCAAATCTGCATCATTACCTCAAGATCCTCAACTTATAACACAGCCTGTAGTCCCAGAAATAGTAGGTGATGACTTTGACTCTCGCATGATGGGAAGGTGTGTGGAATTAGCCCGGACTGCCTTAGGACGCACTTCACCAAATCCCTTGGTGGGGGCGGTGATTGTCCAAAATGGGGAGATTGTGGGAGAAGGATTTCATCCTTGTGCTGGTGAACCTCACGCCGAAGTTTTTGCCCTGAGAGCAGCGGGAGAACGGGCGCGAGGAAGCACTATTTATGTGAGTCTTGAACCTTGTAACCACTATGGACGTACTCCTCCCTGTTCCCAAGGGTTGATTAATGCGGGTGTGTCTAAGGTGGTAGTAGGGATGGTTGATCCTAATCCCTTGGTAGCAGGTGCTGGAATTGCGCGGTTACGGGCTGCTGGGATAGAAGTGATAGTTGGAGTAGAGGAGGCGGCTTGTCGGCGATTAAATGAAGGTTTTATTCATC is a window encoding:
- the mreD gene encoding rod shape-determining protein MreD codes for the protein MKIPGFPGDRDKKSTSTGRKSYFLIPPLALWHPWWHQFMDWMVIFLTVMLCLLMLPTRLPGMELLGIGPNWLLIWVVAWSVNRSVFSGLLSGIILGLLQDAMTSPDPTHALSLGIVGMLTALMQKQRFIQEDFISIALIVFVMAVVADTIFAFQLSWAGNRHAASIWTYYQRATLASAILSSLWAPVVYYPLNRWWQQMKLIRNS